The following is a genomic window from Desulfonatronum thiosulfatophilum.
AAGGCGCGGGGGAGATGTTTCGCGTGACGAGCCTACCGCTGGACCACAAGTCGCTGCCCGGGTCCGACCCTTGTGCCGATGATTTTTTCGGCAGACAGGCCAACCTGACCGTTTCCGGACAACTGGAAGCGGAACTCTACGCCTGCGCTTTAGGCAAGGTCTATACTTTCGGTCCGACCTTCCGGGCGGAGAATTCGAACACGCCCCGCCACGCCGCCGAATTCTGGATGATCGAGCCGGAGTTCACCTTTGGCGATCTTGTGGGAAACATGGATCTGGCGGAGGAACTGACCAAATCCATGGTTCGGCACGTCATGGAGCATTGCACGGACGACCTGGAGTTGTTCGGCAAGTTCGTGGACAAGGCCCTGCTTGCCGATCTGGACATCCTTCTGGCCAAGCCCTTTGCCCGGATATCCTATGCCCAGGCCATCGAGATTCTCGAGGAGAGCCGGCGCGATTTTGAATACCAGGTGATTTTCGGATCAGACCTGCAGACCGAGCACGAACGCTTCCTGGCCGAGGAGCACTTCAAGCAGCCGGTCATCGTGCATGGCTATCCGCGGACCATCAAGCCGTTTTACATGCGCCTGAACGACGACGGCGAAACCGTGGCCGCCATGGATCTGCTGGTGCCCCGGGTGGGCGAGCTGGTGGGCGGAAGCCAGCGCGAGGAACGGCTGAACATCCTGACGGATCGCATGGACGAGCAGGGGCTGAGCCGGGACGCCTACTGGTGGTATCTGGATACCCGCCGCTTCGGCACCGTGCCCCACGCCGGTTTCGGCATGGGCTTCGAGCGCTTTCTGATGATGGCCACCGGTGCGACCAACATCCGCGACGTGATTGCCTTCCCCCGCACGCCGGGGCATTTGGAGTTCTAGTTCGGGGCAGGCTTGGCTGCCCCCCCTCTCTGTTCAGGCTCGTCCCAATCCCATTCTCGGCGACATCTCCTTGCCGGTCAAATCCGTGTCATATCCTCCCAATGCCCTGATTCTGGCCTGCAATCCCTCTGAACGGATCAGATCCAGCACCGTGGTGATTTTCGAGTCATCGGCCCATTGCGCTGGAATAATCAGGTCGTATCGTTCCCGGGCCAGGGGCACGAAGTCCAGGTTCAGGGCCCGGGCCGCGGCAAAGATGCCCAGACCGCAGTCCGCCGCGCCGCTGAGCACGTTCACGGCCACGGCCATGTGCGTGTATTCCTCCTTCTCATATCCGTTGACCGTGTCCGAGGCGATGCCGGCCTGCTTGAGGTGGTGGTCCAGGAGGATGCGGGTGCCGGCGCCGCGCTGGCGGTTGATGAAGGTCAGGTCGGGCCTGGCCAAGTCCTCGACGCCTCGGATGTTTTTGGGATTGCCTTTGGCCACGATCAGCCCCTGGTGACGGATGGCCAGGTTGATCACCAGCAGGTCCAGGCCGGGGAGGTATTTGGCCAGAAAGGGAAAGTTGTAGTCGTCGGTTTCCGGATCGAACAAGTGGCAGCCGGCGAAATGAGCCGCGCCGTTGCGCAGGGCGGTCAGGCCGCCCATGCTGCCGACATGGGTTGAGGCCAGTCGGTACGGCTCGGCAAGGCCCATGAGTTCGTTGGTCAGCAGATCCAATGTATTGTCGTGGCTTCCCACGGAAACGATGGTCCGTTCCAGCTCGGCTTCCGGCGCCAGTAGTTCGGCCTCGACCATGGCTCCGGCCTCCACGCCTTCGCTGTGCATGGGGATCCGGGCGATGCCCTGGGCTTTGGTCAGGGTGGTGATCATCCCGGCTCCGCGGGCCAGGGGAGTGGCCACCCATTTCTCGCCCACACGCCCGATGGCCAGACGCATGAACTCCTGGACTCCCAGCTTTGAGGGTGCCTTGCGCGTCAATTCCACCTTTATTCTGGTTCGCGATCCGGGATCGCGGCGGCCCAGCCAGGAAGCCAGGGGCCGGACCAGTTCCTCGAAACAAATCACCGCGCTGACCGGATATCCGGGTGCGCCCACCAGAAGCCTGCCCCTGGCTTCGCCCAGCAGGGAAGGCTTGCCGGGCATGGCCGCGATGCCGTGCACCAGGACACTGCCGGCGTGCTCCATGACCGTGCGCGTGAAATCCTTGGAGCCCGCGGATGATCCGGCACCGATGACCACGATATGCGCATCGTCCAGGGCCTCGTCCACAGCGGATGCCAGCGCGTCCAGCTCGTCGCGCACCGGCGGAACGCGCTGGACCACGCATCCCCAGGACTCGGCCAGGGCCTTGAAGACCTGGGAGTTGCTTTCCACTACCTGGCCCGGACGGGGTTCCGGCCTGGTCGTGAAATCCAGGACTTCGTCCCCGGTGGGGATGATGGCGATCCGGATCTTTTCCCAGACTTCGATTTCCCACATTCCGGCACTGAGCAGGGCCCCGACGTCGTAGGGCGTGATCTGGTGGTTCTGCGGCAGCAGGAGTTCCGTGGCCACGATGTCCTCGCCGATGCGCCGGACATGCTGCCAGGGGAAAGCCGGAGCCTCGATGGTAATGGTTTGTTCGTCCACCTGAACCACCTGCTCGATCATAATCACGGCATTGGTCCCCTCGGGCATGGCATGACCGGTGTTCACCGGTCGGTACTCCGTGTCCAGCTTCAGCTCCAGGGGCCGTCCCTCCCGGGCCGTGAAGGTGGTTTCCGCGTTCACGGCCACGCCGTCCATGGCCGCGCTATGATGGGTCGGGCTGGAATACCGGGAATAGACCGGCGCCGCGGTCACCCGACCCACGGCCTCATGCGACGGGATGGTCTCCCTGAGGACCAGGGCGTCGCGGTCCAGAGCCTGCCTGGCCTTGGCCACGGCCTCGGGAATGGGAATGGTGGTCAGATAGATGGAGCGTTGGAAGGACATGAAAACTCCTTGGGAGTACAAGGTTCAAATAAGGGTATTTTATTGTCGGCAGAACACTTGGGTAGTGCAAGTTCGTTGTTTTCTCAAGAAAAAATTGAATGTTGTTTTTTTGAGTTATTTTAAGTCATTTTTGGTTTAAATATTTTTTTATAATTTTATTGTTGACGATAAACAACCTAAATGGCTATGCACGACCATCGATAGTTTGAAAGGTCAGGAGGTGATTTGGTGTGAAGAATTTGTTGTCGACCAAAGAAGTGGCGCAACTGCTCGATGTGAACGAGAAGATGGTCTACGGCCTGGTTGCCGAAAAAGGCCTTCCGGCCACGAAGGTTACCGGCAAATGGCTGTTTCCAAAGCATCTCGTGGAACAGTGGATTGAAAATTCCACCCAGAACTTTCCTGCTCCGGCATCTCCCTTGCCGCCGTATCACGGGCTGTTGATCGTGGCCGGCAGTGATGATCCGCTGCTGGAGCGGACCTTGAACCTGTTCAACAAGACGTTCCCGAAGCATCTTGCGGTCTACGGCAACGTGGGCAGTTTCGGAGGGCTCAAGGCCCTGCGCAACAATCTGTGTCACATGGCGTCGAGCCACTTGATTCAGGCGGAAGACGGGGATTTCAATTTTCAGTTCGCCTCGGAGGAACTGGCAACGCCTCCGGCGGTGATCAACTTCTCCTACAGGGAGCAGGGCCTGATCCTGGCCAAGGGCAATCCCCTGAACATTCAGTCCGTAGCCGATTTGGGCCGCAAGGAGATCCGGGTGGTCAATCGGCCTCTGACCACGGGCACGCGCCTGCTGTTCGATCAGCACCTGGAAAGAGCGAACGTGGCCGCGGAAACCATGGTCGGCTACGGCGCCGAGGTTCATCGCCATCTGGATGTCGGGCTGGAGGTGCTGGCCGGGCGGGCGGATGTAGGCCCGGGCATCAGGGCCGTGGCCGGCATCCTGGAACTGGATTTTCTTCCCCTGGGCCGGGAGCGCTTCGATTTGCTGATTTCCCGGGAGCGGTTCTTCGACAAGGGGATTCAGCAGTTCCTGGGACTGCTCCATGACCCGGCGTTCCAGCGACTGGCCGGGGAACTGGACGGCTACGATATTTCCCAGGCGGGAAGGACGATTTTTCCCCAAGAGCAGGATGATGATGCGCAGTAGTTGTACTTTTTCGGTATCTATCAGTTCATCAGAGTATAAGCGAACTGGATACCTGCCATCGCGGGGACGACTGAATCGGAGACGGCATGGAAAACAAGTCATTCCCGCGAAGGCGGGAATCCAGGAGCGGATTCAGGTGATCAATAAAGTGGATTGAATCTCACAGTGGAGATGCGACATTGTCTTTCATCAACATTAACCAGACAAGAGGGGCATCATGAAGAAAACCGTATTGACGTTGATCTGCGCGTTCATTTTGCTGGCCGCCATCCCGGCACTGGCCCAGGACAAGGTGATCACCATGAGCACCACCACCAGCACCGAAGCCTCCGGACTTCTGGACTACCTGCTCCCCGAATTCCAGAAGGACACCGGGATCACCGTGCGTGTCATGTCCAAGGGAACCGGAGCGGCTTTGCGGGACGGGATGGACGGCAACGCTGACGTGGTTTTCGTGCACGACGTGGCCCGGGAAGAACAGTTTGTGGCCGAAGGATACGGCACAAAGCGCTATTATGTGATGTACAATGACTTCATCATCGTCGGGCCGGAGAGCGACCCGGCCGGAATCAAGGACGCGCCGAACTCCGCCGAAGCCATGAAACGCATTGCCGCGGCCAAAGCGCCTTTTGTGTCCCGAGGGGACGACAGTGGGACGCATTCCCGGGAAAGGCAGCTTTGGGAAGCAACGGGGTTGGCTCTGACAGATGCCAAATCTCCCCAGGACAGCGGCGGTTGGTACTTTTCCATCGGCCAAGGCATGGGCGAGGCCTTGATTTTCGCCGAGGAAAAGGAAGGGTACGTCCTCGCGGATCGAGGCACATATTTGCAGTACAAGTACGGTCGCAGTCAGCCCTTCGACTTGGGGGTCGTTTACGAAGGCGACGACATGCTTAAGAATCCCTACGGCGTTATCCCGGTCAACCCGGAAAAGCATCCCCACGTGAAGTTCGATCTGGCCGATACCTTCGCCCAGTGGCTGGTCTCCGAGCGCGGCCAGCAGATCATCGGCAGCTACCAGCTCCACGACCAACCGCTGTTCTTTTCGGATGCGAAAGAATGATGTTCAGCGACAAGTAGGGGCGCACCTGCGTGTGCGCCCAATACGAATTTGCCCAACAAATTGCATGGACGGAATGCCACGGATGGACGGCCAGCCACAGTATAAGACATATGAAACCGTGATGATCGCTCACCTGCAAGGGCGGACACACAGGTCCGCCCCTACACCGCCCCTGTGATTTGCTCCTGACTTTTGACCTTCGACTTTTAACGTCTGTCATCTGACTTCTGAACTCCCATGGATTTTCTCACTCAAAGCATCATCGAAGCCTTCCGGATGATCTGGTCCCTGGATCCGGAGATGTATTTCATCGTCTACGTCTCCTTGTACGTCAGCTTTTTCTCCACGATTATCGCCTCGATTCTGGGCGTGCCGCTGGGGTTTCTGATCGCGGTGAAACAGTTCCGTGGCAAGCGGGCCGTGATCACCATCCTGAATACCATGCTGGCTCTGCCCACTGTTGTCATCGGATTGTTCGTCTACGCCTTCCTGTCCCGGCGGGGCATGCTCGGGCACCTTGGCCTGCTTTACACGCCCAAGGCCATTATCATCGGGCAGGTAATCCTGATTCTGCCCTGGGTGGCTACCTTCACCATGGCCGCGGTCAGCCGGATCGACGAGCGCTATCGGCGCACGGCCCTGACCCTGGGCGCGAACGCCCTGCAAGCGGCCCTGGCCGTGGCTCGGGAAGCCCGGTTCGGCATTCTGGCCGCCATCATCGCCGCCTTTGGCCGGGTCATCGCGGAAATCGGCATCGCCATGATGCTCGGCGGAAACATCAAGGGCTTCACCCGGACCATGACCACGGCCATGGCCCTGGAACACAACAAGGGAGAATTCGTCCTGGCCGTCGCCCTGGGCATCGTCCTGTTGACCGTGAGTCTGATCATGAACGTGGCTTTGCAAATGGTGCAGGGCAAGTACGGGAGCAACCGGTGAGCCTGTATTCCTTGCAAGAAGTTCGACAGGTTTTCGAAGACCGGACCGTTCTGGATATCGACAACCTTGAAATGACAGCCGGGGGCAGTTACGCCCTGTTGGGACCCAACGGGTCGGGCAAAACCACGTTGCTGCACGTTCTGGCTTTTTTACGGCCGCCCTCCAGTGGCGTCATTTATTTTCAGGGTCAGAAGGTGGAGTGGCGGGACAGCGTTCTGACCGGCTTGCGCCGCAAGGTGGTGCTGGTGGATCAGCATCCGATCATGTTTTCCACCACGGTGCTCAAGAACGTGGAATACGGCCCCAGGATGCGCGGCGTATCCGCCCGTGAGCGGCGCAAGGCCGCCGAGGAATGCCTGGAACGCGTGGGCATGTCCGCCTTCGCCCATCGTCCGGCTCATTTGCTGTCCGGCGGCGAAACCCAGCGCGTGGCCATTGCCCGGGCCATGGCCTGCCGCCCCGAGGTGATGCTCTTCGACGAGCCCACGGCCAGCGTGGACGTGGAAAACCAGGCCGTGATCGACGGGGTGATTCGTCAACTCCGGAAGGACAAAGGCGTGAATGGGCGCATTTCCATCATCTTTTCAACGCACAAGCCCCTGGAAGCGTCTAGGCTGGCCCAGGAAAGGATATTCCTGTTCGAAGGCCGACTCACGGGACCGGGCGGCGAAAATCTACTTTCCTGCGACATTGTCCAAGGCGGAGGGGGAGCGGTCTGCGTTGTCGGAGACAACGTCGCCCTGCCCGTGCAAACGTCGCGCTCCGGCCCGGGGCGGGTATTCATTAAACCCGAACTGATCGGGCTCTTCCCCCTGGATGCGGCTCATGAAGAGACGACCGAGCAGGGGCATGTCGGCGAAATATTGCAGATGACGGCGGAAGGTCCGAACATCAAGGTGCTCCTGGATATCGGCGTTCCCCTCCGGACTTTGCTGAGCAAGGATGAAGCCAGGCATCTCGACGCCATGGTCGGGGAAAAAGTGCGGGTGCGTATTGATCCGGAAGCGATAGAGCTGGCTTGATGACCAGATTATCGATATATCGCCCGAATCAGGTTTGGTGCCCTGACGAAGTTGCCATTTTTTCGATTCCCGGTAAATTCTTTCCGAAATCAGTTGCACGTCATGATTAAAAAAAAGGAATCCCGGCATGTTCGATGCTCTTCCGACGGAAGATTACACCTCTCCGCACCGCAGTCTCTCCTGGTTCACCAAAACTTTTCCCAGCGCGATCTTCTACCCCAAGATGATCAGGGTTATCTTTCGGGCCTCGAACAAGGCCAGGCGGTCGATGTATGACGGCCGGGCC
Proteins encoded in this region:
- the asnS gene encoding asparagine--tRNA ligase, with amino-acid sequence MPRTFVIQALTTEKALGEILLQGWVRTRRDAKGFSFLEINDGSCLKNIQVVMDHAAADHLFRDVNNGASVEIHGRHVASPAAGQNWEVQATKVLLIGLADQETYPLQKKRHSDEFLRTIAHLRPRTNKYGAMARIRSEAAFAVHAFFRERGFWHLHTPIITGSDCEGAGEMFRVTSLPLDHKSLPGSDPCADDFFGRQANLTVSGQLEAELYACALGKVYTFGPTFRAENSNTPRHAAEFWMIEPEFTFGDLVGNMDLAEELTKSMVRHVMEHCTDDLELFGKFVDKALLADLDILLAKPFARISYAQAIEILEESRRDFEYQVIFGSDLQTEHERFLAEEHFKQPVIVHGYPRTIKPFYMRLNDDGETVAAMDLLVPRVGELVGGSQREERLNILTDRMDEQGLSRDAYWWYLDTRRFGTVPHAGFGMGFERFLMMATGATNIRDVIAFPRTPGHLEF
- a CDS encoding molybdopterin biosynthesis protein is translated as MSFQRSIYLTTIPIPEAVAKARQALDRDALVLRETIPSHEAVGRVTAAPVYSRYSSPTHHSAAMDGVAVNAETTFTAREGRPLELKLDTEYRPVNTGHAMPEGTNAVIMIEQVVQVDEQTITIEAPAFPWQHVRRIGEDIVATELLLPQNHQITPYDVGALLSAGMWEIEVWEKIRIAIIPTGDEVLDFTTRPEPRPGQVVESNSQVFKALAESWGCVVQRVPPVRDELDALASAVDEALDDAHIVVIGAGSSAGSKDFTRTVMEHAGSVLVHGIAAMPGKPSLLGEARGRLLVGAPGYPVSAVICFEELVRPLASWLGRRDPGSRTRIKVELTRKAPSKLGVQEFMRLAIGRVGEKWVATPLARGAGMITTLTKAQGIARIPMHSEGVEAGAMVEAELLAPEAELERTIVSVGSHDNTLDLLTNELMGLAEPYRLASTHVGSMGGLTALRNGAAHFAGCHLFDPETDDYNFPFLAKYLPGLDLLVINLAIRHQGLIVAKGNPKNIRGVEDLARPDLTFINRQRGAGTRILLDHHLKQAGIASDTVNGYEKEEYTHMAVAVNVLSGAADCGLGIFAAARALNLDFVPLARERYDLIIPAQWADDSKITTVLDLIRSEGLQARIRALGGYDTDLTGKEMSPRMGLGRA
- a CDS encoding helix-turn-helix transcriptional regulator — its product is MKNLLSTKEVAQLLDVNEKMVYGLVAEKGLPATKVTGKWLFPKHLVEQWIENSTQNFPAPASPLPPYHGLLIVAGSDDPLLERTLNLFNKTFPKHLAVYGNVGSFGGLKALRNNLCHMASSHLIQAEDGDFNFQFASEELATPPAVINFSYREQGLILAKGNPLNIQSVADLGRKEIRVVNRPLTTGTRLLFDQHLERANVAAETMVGYGAEVHRHLDVGLEVLAGRADVGPGIRAVAGILELDFLPLGRERFDLLISRERFFDKGIQQFLGLLHDPAFQRLAGELDGYDISQAGRTIFPQEQDDDAQ
- a CDS encoding substrate-binding domain-containing protein; protein product: MKKTVLTLICAFILLAAIPALAQDKVITMSTTTSTEASGLLDYLLPEFQKDTGITVRVMSKGTGAALRDGMDGNADVVFVHDVAREEQFVAEGYGTKRYYVMYNDFIIVGPESDPAGIKDAPNSAEAMKRIAAAKAPFVSRGDDSGTHSRERQLWEATGLALTDAKSPQDSGGWYFSIGQGMGEALIFAEEKEGYVLADRGTYLQYKYGRSQPFDLGVVYEGDDMLKNPYGVIPVNPEKHPHVKFDLADTFAQWLVSERGQQIIGSYQLHDQPLFFSDAKE
- a CDS encoding ABC transporter permease; its protein translation is MDFLTQSIIEAFRMIWSLDPEMYFIVYVSLYVSFFSTIIASILGVPLGFLIAVKQFRGKRAVITILNTMLALPTVVIGLFVYAFLSRRGMLGHLGLLYTPKAIIIGQVILILPWVATFTMAAVSRIDERYRRTALTLGANALQAALAVAREARFGILAAIIAAFGRVIAEIGIAMMLGGNIKGFTRTMTTAMALEHNKGEFVLAVALGIVLLTVSLIMNVALQMVQGKYGSNR
- a CDS encoding ABC transporter ATP-binding protein, which encodes MSLYSLQEVRQVFEDRTVLDIDNLEMTAGGSYALLGPNGSGKTTLLHVLAFLRPPSSGVIYFQGQKVEWRDSVLTGLRRKVVLVDQHPIMFSTTVLKNVEYGPRMRGVSARERRKAAEECLERVGMSAFAHRPAHLLSGGETQRVAIARAMACRPEVMLFDEPTASVDVENQAVIDGVIRQLRKDKGVNGRISIIFSTHKPLEASRLAQERIFLFEGRLTGPGGENLLSCDIVQGGGGAVCVVGDNVALPVQTSRSGPGRVFIKPELIGLFPLDAAHEETTEQGHVGEILQMTAEGPNIKVLLDIGVPLRTLLSKDEARHLDAMVGEKVRVRIDPEAIELA